Part of the Streptomyces sp. NBC_01460 genome, ATCATCGTGGTTCCTCCGTGTGCTTCGAAAGGTTACCACTGCTTCGGCATGGTCATGGGGAACCTCGGCATCACCTCGCACGGCGCCTGCATCGTGATCCCCGCACCCGCCTTCGAGCCGGCCGCGGTGCTGGCCGCCGTCCAGCAGGAGCGCTGCACCTCGCTCTACGGCGTGCCCACGATGTTCATCGCGGAGCTCGATCTGCCCGGCTTCGCCTCGTACGACCTCTCCTCGCTGCGCACCGGGATCATGGCCGGTTCGCCCTGTCCGGTCGAGGTGATGAAGAGGGTCGTCGGTGAGATGCACATGGACGAGGTGTCCATCTGCTACGGCATGACGGAGACCTCGCCCGTCTCCACCCAGACCCGCCGGGACGACGACCTGGAGCGCCGCACCGGCACGGTCGGCAGGGTGATGCCGCACATCGAGGTGAAGGTGGTCGACCCCGTGTCGGGGGTGACCCTGCCGCGTGGCGAGGCCGGCGAACTGCACACCCGGGGCTACAGCGTGATGCTCGGCTACTGGGACCAGCCGGAGCGCACCGCCGAAGTCGTCGACGCGGGACGCTGGATGCACACCGGGGACCTCGCGGTGATGCGGGAGGACGGGTACGTGCGGATCGTCGGCCGGATCAAGGGCATGATCATCCGGGGTGGTGAGAACGTCTACCCGCGCGAGATCGAGGAGTTCCTCCACGGTCACCCCGGGATCGCGGACGTCCAGGTGGTCGGGGTGCCGGACGAGCGGTACGGCGAGGAGATCCTGGCCTGCGTGATTCCCAGGGATCCGGCCGATCCGCCGACGCTCGACGAGGTGCAGGAGTACTGCCGCGAGCGGCTGGCGCACTACAAGGTGCCGCGCGGGCTGCGGATTCTCGAGGCGTTCCCGATGACCGTCAGCGGCAAGGTCCGGAAGGTCGAACTACGGGAAGGCTACGGCGCCCAGGGTCTCTCGTCCTGACCCCTGCGGGAGCCGTGGGATCAGGCGGCCTCGATGACGCCGGAGCCTATGTCCTGGGTCGCGGCCGCCCACTCGATGAGCAGTACCTCGTACTCCGCGGCCTCCACCGAGGTCCAGTCCTGGCCGGCCCGCGAGTCGACGAGCGCGCGGATCGCCTCGTTGGCCTCGACGGCGGACGGATGGGTGGGCTGGGTCAGAAAAACAGGGGTCGTGGGGGTGGGAAGCCGGAGAGTTAAGACCATGCCTTCACTGTACGTCCTCATACTGACAACAGCTCGAACATATGCGGCTGGCAGGGCACAGGTGACCGAAATCATTCGACGGCGCCGGGCGGTCGGGGCCCGGCGCTGACCCATTCCTCCGCGGGGCCGTTCAACGGCTGCGGTGTGCCCGTGAGGTCCAGTACGAACAGCGGGATCGCGAGGCCGTCCGCACGTGAGCGCGCCTCGTCGGTGTAGCCGGCCAGCGAGAACAGGGCGCTGTGCACCGAGGTGTTCAGGGCGTTGAGCCAGAGGCACTCCACGTCCCGCAGGGCGGTCGGCCGTGTGGTCGCGTCGACCTGGGCGATGAGGCCGGCGGCCCGCAGGTCTATCCGGGAGCTGGGCCGCACCTCGGGCTGGACGACGTCGCGGAAGCCCAGCCACCTCAGATAGAGCGCCGCGGTGTTCACCGCGTCGCGGGCCGTCCGTATCACCAGGGGCCGGAACGACGGACGCGGATGCGCGGCCGTGCGCGGCAGGGGTGTGCGGGACGGGCCGGGGGTGCCTGCCGCGGTGGGCGGCGGTTCGGCGCCGCGCGCCACCGGGCGCACGGGCACCCGGAGCACCGTGCCGCAGGGGCAGCAGAGTTCGGGGTGCGGCCACTGGTCGCGCCGCCCGCAGGAGTGGCAGCGCACGCTCACCCAGTCGTCGTTCCAGGTGCGGTGCGTGATGACCACGGCCGGGGCGCCGCGCATCAGCGGCGGGGCGGTCGGGGAGCCGCACGGGCAGGGGTACACCGGCGTGACGAACGCGTGGTCCCGGCGGCAGACCGGACAGCGCACCGGTACGGACTCCACGTGCTGCCCCTTCCTTCCGCCTCTGTGGCGGCGACTGCGTTCCGTACCCCCATCGTCCACCAGGAGCGACGTCCGGGGGAGGGAATCGGGCACTTCGGCCCGATGGTCCCGGCCCGTTCCGCCGCCCTCCCTTGACGACGGTCCGGGGCGGCCCTAAGTTGATTCCGTATAGCAGAACTAAGTTTCCGTAATGCGGAATTCGAGCTCTCAGGTGGCGCGACAGAGCCCGACTCCACCAGGTCCGAGCAGGAGCACTCATGCCTCGTATGACCGCTGCCCGAGCGGCAGTTGAGATCCTCAAGCGCGAAGGCGTCAGCAACGCGTTCGGCGTGCCGGGTGCGGCGATCAACCCGTTCTACGCGGCCCTCAAGGCCTCCGGCGGGGTGCACCACACCCTCGCCCGCCACGTCGAGGGCGCCTCCCACATGGCGGAGGGCTACACCCGCGCCGCGGCCGGGAACATCGGCGTCTGCATCGGTACGTCGGGGCCCGCCGGCACCGACATGATCACCGGCCTCTACTCGGCCATCGCCGACTCGATCCCGATCCTCTGCATCACCGGGCAGGCGCCCACGGCGGTCCTGCACAAGGAGGACTTCCAGGCCGTCGACATCGCGTCGATCGCCGCCCCGGTGACGAAGGCCGCGACCACCGTCCTGGAGGCCGCGCAGGTCCCGGGCGTCTTCCAGCAGGCCTTCCACCTGATGCGTACCGGCCGGCCGGGACCGGTCCTCATCGATCTGCCGATCGACGTGCAGCTCACCGAGATCGAGTTCGACCCCGAGCTGTACGAACCGCTGCCCGTCCACAAGCCCGCCGCGAGCCGCAGGCAGATCGAGCGGGCCGTCGAGATGCTCAACGCGTCCGAGCGCCCGCTGCTCGTCGCCGGCGGCGGCATCATCAACGCCGACGCCTCCGCCCTGCTGGTGGAGTTCGCCGAGCTGACCGGCGTCCCGGTCGTCCCCACCCTGATGGGCTGGGGCATCCTCCCCGACGACCACGAGCTGAACGCCGGCATGGTCGGCCTCCAGACCTCGCACCGCTACGGCAACGCGAACTTCCTGGAGTCCGACTTCGTCCTCGGCATCGGCAACCGCTGGGCCAACCGCCACACCGGCAAGCTGGACGTCTACACGAAGGGCCGCACCTTCGTCCACGTCGACATCGAGCCCACCCAGCTCGGCAAGATCTTCGCCCCGGACCTCGGCATCGCCTCCGACGCCAAGGCGGCCCTGGAGCTCTTCGTCGAGGTGGCGCGCGAGCTGAAGGCGGCCGGGAAGCTCAAGGACCGCTCGCGGTGGGCCGCGTCCACGCAGGAGCGCAGGGCCACCCTCCAGCGCCGTACGCACTTCGACAACGTGCCGCTGAAGCCGCAGCGCGTGTACGAGGAGATGAACCGGGCGTTCGGCCCCGAGACCCGGTACGTCAGCACCATCGGTCTCTCCCAGATCGCGGGCGCGCAGATGCTGCACGTCTACCGGCCGCGCCACTGGATCAACTGCGGCCAGGCCGGGCCGCTCGGCTGGACGATCCCGGCCGCGCTGGGCGTTGCCACCGCCGACCCGGACGGCTCCGTGGTCGCCCTCTCCGGCGACTACGACTTCCAGTTCATGCTGGAGGAGCTCGCGGTCGGCGCGCAGCACCGCATCCCCTACGTCCACGTCCTGGTGAACAACTCCTACCTGGGGCTCATCCGGCAGGCGCAGCGCAACTTCGACATCGACTTCCAGGTCAACCTGGAGTTCGAGAACCTCAACTCCCCGGAGCTGGGCGTCTACGGCGTGGACCACGTCAAGGTCGTCGAGGGCCTCGGCTGCAAGGCGATCCGGGTCACCGAGCCGGACCAGCTGCTGCCGGCCTTCGAGGAGGCGAAGAAGCTCGCGGCCGAGCACCGGGTGCCGGTCGTCGTCGAGGCGATCCTGGAGCGGGTCACCAACATCTCGATGAGCGGGACGGACATCGCGTCCGTCAACGAGTTCGAGGACGTGGCGTCCGAGCCCGGTCACGCGCCGACGGCGATCCGTCCGCTGACGAAGGCCTGACCCCGCACGGCCGCGGCCCCCGCCCCCTCCGACGGGGGGCGGGGGCCGCGGCCGTACGCCCGTCAGCCGGTCCGCGCCGGGTCCTCGCCCTTCGACACCTTGTAGTACTCGGCGTTCCCGAGGTCCAGCCGGAACACCATCCCGTGGCGCGCGCGCACCTCCGCCACCGTCGTCGACGCGGGCTCGCGCAGGCACCGCGTCACGGGCGGACCGTCGTCCACGCACGCCTCCGGCTCCTCGACCGGAGTCCTCGCGGAACTGCGTACGGTGTCCCAGGACAAGGTCTGGGACGTGTCGGAGATCTGGGCCGGCTCAGGGGTGTCCGGGCCCGTCGGGTTCGGGCCGCGGCCCCGGTAGTAGTCGACGAGGCGCCGGTGGTGGTCGCCCTGGCCGAAGGGGACCGAGGCGGCCGGGGCTCCGGCCGAGGCGGCGCGGTCGCCCGCCGTGAAGACCCCGTCCAGGACATCGGCGATCCGGGCGGGGTCCGCTCCGAACCAGGCGGTGACGTGCAGGAGACAGCGGATCCTGTACCGGTCGTCGCCGGTCCGGAAGAACCACTCCTTCTCCCCGCCACCGACGCACGTGTCGTTCACCGTCACCAGGCCGAGGTCGAGGGGCGTCTCCTCGTCGTACGCGCGCACGGTGGCCCGTAGATGAGCCTCGACCTCCTGGCGCGCCTTCCGTGCGGGAGCACCGTTCGCGAGCTCACGTACCTCTTCCGGACTCGTGGCGCGGTCCTCGGAGGAGCACGCGGAGACGGAGAGAGAGAGCAGGAGGGCCGCTGCGGCGGATCGCCCTCCGGAGGCGCGGACGGATGAACCCGGTAATCTCATACGGTCATTGTGGGTACGGGGACGGTGACCGCCATCCCGCTTCCGTACTCATGTACGGCAGTTCCGAGGCGTCGGCCGGGGGCACACATCGGCCGTGCGGCGCGGGCCCCGTGCGCCTGGGCGCGCCTCATGGGGCGTGCCGCGAACCATGGGCACGCTCCATCCCCGCCCGGCACGGCCGGATCGCGTCCTACCGGTACCCGGACCAGGCCCGGATCATTGGCCCATGGGGGACTCCGAGACCACCTCGTCCTGCCCGGACCCGCCCGCCGACGACTTCCAGGCGCTCCTCGAAGGCGCGACCGCGCCACGGCCGCCGGCGCCGCCCGAGTGCCCCTTCTGCGACCTCCCGCAGGACCGTTACGCCACCCCGTACACCGGGCACTGGATCCTTCTCGAACCCCACGTCCTCGTCCCGGCCCACACCGTTCCGCCCCGGCGGCGGTGGGTCATCACCTCGACCGGGACCGCCATGAACCTCTGGGACGCCGAGCCGCTGCCCGGCACCAGGTGCCGTATTCCGCACCGCGTCGTCTGCCCCCGCCTCGTGCCCGAGGACCACTGGCCCTGGGCCACCGCTCTCCGGCAGCACAACGGGGTACGCGCGCAACGCCTGTTCGACCTGCCGGAGGAGGGCCTGCCGGACACCGGGTGAGCCGAGGGCGGTACGGCAGAGCAAAGGGGTGCGGTGCACGCCCCACGCGTGCACCGCACCCCTTTGCTCTGTCACAGCGACCGCGACGGCGGACCGTGGGCGGCGGGCGGCCGGGCTCCTTCAGGTCTGGAGCGGGCCGCCCGGCCCTTCGCCACCGCACTGGCGTCGTCCGCCGCCGCGGTCCCGTCCTGCCGGTGCCGCGCGCTCCCCTCATCCGGGTGCGCGGCACGGGCAGGGCCCTTGGGTGGAGGCTCAGTCCTCGCGCAGGGCGCGGACCGCCTCCTCCACGCGCTTGCCGTAGTCGGCGTCGGCGGCGTGGAAGTGGGCGAGGTTCTTCTCGATCACGTCGTCACGGGTGACCTGCGAGAGGCCGCCGGCGATGTTGGCGACCAGGCGGTCCTTCTCGTCCGCCGACATCAGCCGGTAGAGCTCGCCCGCCTGGAAGAAGTCGTCGTCCTTCGAGTGCGCCGGTGCCTCGTGGGTTCCCGTCCAGCCGTGCACGGGCAGCGGCGCGGCCAGTGCGGCGCCGGTCTGCGCCGGGCCCGCGTACGAATTGGGCTCGTAGTTCTTGTCGTGGCGCGAGCCGTAACGGGTGGCGTGCAGCCCGTCGCGCCCGTAGTTGTCGACGGTCGCGGTCCGCGGCGCGTTGACCGGGAGCTGGGTGTGGTTGATGCCCAGGCGGTAGCGCTGCGCGTCGGCGTAGGCGAACAGCCGGCCCTGGAGCATCTTGTCCGGGGACGGGCCGATGCCGGGCACGAAGTTGTTCGGCGAGAACGCGGCCTGCTCGACCTCGGCGAAGACGTTGTCCGGGTTGCGGTCCAGCACCAGGCGGCCGACGCGCTGCAGGGGGTAGTCGGCGTGCGGCCACACCTTCGTCACGTCGAACGGGTTGAAGCGGTAGTCCGCGGCCTCGGCCGCCGGCATGACCTGCACGTACAGCGTC contains:
- the gcl gene encoding glyoxylate carboligase; this translates as MPRMTAARAAVEILKREGVSNAFGVPGAAINPFYAALKASGGVHHTLARHVEGASHMAEGYTRAAAGNIGVCIGTSGPAGTDMITGLYSAIADSIPILCITGQAPTAVLHKEDFQAVDIASIAAPVTKAATTVLEAAQVPGVFQQAFHLMRTGRPGPVLIDLPIDVQLTEIEFDPELYEPLPVHKPAASRRQIERAVEMLNASERPLLVAGGGIINADASALLVEFAELTGVPVVPTLMGWGILPDDHELNAGMVGLQTSHRYGNANFLESDFVLGIGNRWANRHTGKLDVYTKGRTFVHVDIEPTQLGKIFAPDLGIASDAKAALELFVEVARELKAAGKLKDRSRWAASTQERRATLQRRTHFDNVPLKPQRVYEEMNRAFGPETRYVSTIGLSQIAGAQMLHVYRPRHWINCGQAGPLGWTIPAALGVATADPDGSVVALSGDYDFQFMLEELAVGAQHRIPYVHVLVNNSYLGLIRQAQRNFDIDFQVNLEFENLNSPELGVYGVDHVKVVEGLGCKAIRVTEPDQLLPAFEEAKKLAAEHRVPVVVEAILERVTNISMSGTDIASVNEFEDVASEPGHAPTAIRPLTKA
- a CDS encoding DUF6083 domain-containing protein gives rise to the protein MGDSETTSSCPDPPADDFQALLEGATAPRPPAPPECPFCDLPQDRYATPYTGHWILLEPHVLVPAHTVPPRRRWVITSTGTAMNLWDAEPLPGTRCRIPHRVVCPRLVPEDHWPWATALRQHNGVRAQRLFDLPEEGLPDTG